A genomic stretch from Pontivivens ytuae includes:
- a CDS encoding DUF4760 domain-containing protein — MLTISRKEFAVALLVSIGATTFLVLSYAAVDYAILRHLPKQAYLRISDNITPIVILFSAITAGTLAMFNMESARRTARLQETLRVINNSELDREFIKARSAWSQYKGNGDIEYDEDLAAVIAIILLKTIASSLERKALQIEHVDVDKKERLNEEVENLRDISKDTELLRRELQDGIFVITYLNSFELIAIGINKKIIDEEMYRQWHEGHFINVWNCSVAAVGVLRYVKKNKRLFKQWERVARQWSGEKGETIAVVPQYNSRQLAKITIDYHATKKALRREREN; from the coding sequence TTGCTTACAATCTCCAGAAAGGAATTTGCTGTTGCACTACTAGTTTCAATTGGAGCTACAACCTTTTTAGTCTTGTCTTACGCAGCAGTTGATTATGCTATTTTAAGACACCTACCAAAGCAAGCCTATCTCAGAATATCTGATAATATTACTCCAATAGTTATATTATTTTCCGCAATTACAGCCGGTACACTTGCCATGTTCAATATGGAAAGCGCGCGAAGAACAGCGCGTCTCCAGGAGACTCTCAGAGTTATAAATAACTCAGAGCTTGATAGAGAATTTATAAAAGCCCGAAGCGCGTGGTCACAATACAAAGGAAACGGCGACATAGAATATGATGAAGATCTTGCAGCCGTAATTGCGATCATACTTCTCAAAACCATTGCATCTAGCCTAGAGAGAAAAGCCCTTCAAATTGAGCATGTAGACGTAGATAAGAAGGAAAGACTCAATGAGGAGGTAGAGAATCTTAGAGATATCTCAAAGGATACAGAGCTCTTGAGAAGAGAGCTGCAGGATGGTATTTTTGTAATAACTTACCTCAATAGCTTCGAGCTTATCGCCATTGGGATTAATAAAAAGATTATCGATGAGGAGATGTATAGGCAGTGGCATGAAGGTCATTTCATAAATGTCTGGAACTGTTCAGTCGCCGCAGTCGGTGTTCTGAGGTATGTAAAGAAAAATAAGCGGTTATTTAAACAGTGGGAGCGCGTTGCCCGCCAATGGTCGGGAGAGAAAGGGGAAACGATTGCGGTTGTACCCCAATACAACTCTAGGCAGCTCGCCAAAATTACAATCGATTATCATGCAACCAAAAAAGCTTTGCGCAGAGAGCGCGAAAATTAA